From one Ignavibacteria bacterium genomic stretch:
- the surE gene encoding 5'/3'-nucleotidase SurE translates to MQILVTNDDGIDAPGIAALVQALRPLGNVVVVAPDRQQSAVGHALTVSSPLRATQFRRNGEVFGWAINGTPADCVKLGISALLKYMPDLVVSGINHGGNTSVNAIYSGTVSAATEGTLMGVPSMAVSLDDFSLNADMSFAAKVAAHIASQLPALGIPKGTLLNVNVPAIAESDCRGIRIAQQGRSIWQDSYEERIDPHRREYYWLTGSLVSVEELPDADDLLVAQGYVAVTPIHYELTNFTVLDRLRTTLTDLP, encoded by the coding sequence ATGCAAATACTGGTAACAAATGATGACGGAATCGACGCACCCGGAATTGCTGCGCTGGTGCAGGCGCTGCGTCCGCTCGGGAATGTAGTCGTTGTTGCTCCTGACCGTCAGCAAAGTGCCGTTGGCCATGCACTCACCGTCAGCAGTCCGCTGCGTGCCACACAGTTCCGCAGGAACGGCGAAGTATTTGGCTGGGCTATTAATGGTACGCCGGCCGACTGTGTAAAGCTTGGGATATCGGCATTGCTCAAGTACATGCCTGACCTGGTGGTCAGCGGCATCAATCATGGTGGAAACACCAGTGTAAACGCTATTTACAGCGGCACTGTTAGTGCTGCCACCGAGGGCACGCTGATGGGCGTTCCAAGTATGGCCGTTAGTCTGGATGACTTTAGTTTGAATGCCGACATGAGTTTTGCAGCAAAAGTTGCGGCACACATTGCCTCGCAGCTACCTGCCCTTGGAATACCCAAGGGAACTCTCCTAAACGTGAACGTTCCTGCTATTGCGGAGTCAGACTGCAGGGGGATTCGGATTGCACAGCAGGGACGCAGCATCTGGCAGGACAGCTACGAGGAGCGTATCGATCCGCACCGTCGGGAATACTACTGGCTTACAGGGTCGCTGGTATCGGTGGAAGAACTCCCCGATGCCGATGATTTGCTGGTTGCACAGGGCTACGTAGCCGTAACGCCGATTCATTACGAGCTGACGAATTTTACCGTGCTGGATCGTTTACGTACAACCCTTACTGATTTGCCGTAA
- a CDS encoding glycosyltransferase family 4 protein — MPDIILHGPFPPPFGGVALHIIRLAEQLVERGFGVRGHSTAGVRHDLPWVRKEGFPSALQRTPVHLHTDEGNARRTVLLGRVWTALRRPYALTVHSFRHRPDLEHFDAALAGVYHNARAIIAISSETRTALVERLKLNPDTISVIPSALPVSHWEQECPKPDLPNGWLQAKVRVLANAGRVVRYNGADLYGIDTLLDAHNQLSSPDMALLIVLGEIVDNDLYRLYQERVQALRNVFLVHGLQSPLAPVVHEAHIVVRPTRTEGGESLTLVEAIEDGVWAVGSDSVRRPPEAVLFKTGDAADLARVLHTVSTTDTTAPAMPRNAVNAEAIIQLFTNRGLLPQVTANQ; from the coding sequence GTGCCTGATATCATACTTCATGGTCCGTTTCCGCCTCCGTTCGGAGGGGTGGCACTGCACATCATCCGATTGGCAGAGCAGTTGGTGGAAAGGGGCTTTGGCGTACGTGGACATAGCACGGCAGGCGTCCGCCACGATCTGCCATGGGTCCGGAAGGAAGGTTTTCCTTCGGCTTTGCAGCGCACACCTGTTCACCTGCATACCGATGAGGGGAATGCACGGCGGACGGTGCTGCTGGGACGTGTGTGGACTGCCCTTCGACGTCCGTATGCGCTCACGGTTCACTCGTTCCGGCACAGACCCGACCTGGAACACTTCGATGCCGCTCTCGCAGGAGTGTACCACAATGCCCGCGCGATTATTGCAATCAGCAGTGAAACGCGTACGGCATTGGTGGAGAGGCTGAAACTAAATCCCGATACTATTAGTGTTATCCCCTCGGCATTACCTGTGTCGCACTGGGAACAGGAATGCCCAAAACCCGACCTGCCAAATGGCTGGCTGCAGGCAAAAGTCAGGGTACTGGCAAATGCAGGACGGGTGGTGCGGTATAACGGAGCCGATCTCTACGGTATCGATACATTACTCGATGCGCACAACCAACTCAGCAGTCCCGACATGGCACTGCTGATTGTCCTCGGAGAAATCGTTGATAATGATCTTTATCGTTTGTATCAGGAACGCGTCCAGGCTCTTCGCAACGTTTTTCTGGTTCATGGTTTGCAAAGCCCCCTGGCACCAGTTGTACATGAAGCACATATTGTGGTACGGCCTACAAGGACGGAGGGCGGGGAAAGCCTGACCCTTGTTGAAGCAATTGAGGACGGCGTTTGGGCTGTGGGGTCGGATTCCGTGCGGCGTCCACCCGAAGCAGTATTGTTTAAAACCGGTGATGCTGCCGATCTGGCGCGGGTGCTTCACACCGTTAGCACCACCGATACGACTGCTCCAGCCATGCCACGAAATGCGGTGAATGCGGAAGCCATAATACAGTTATTTACCAACCGAGGCTTGTTGCCGCAGGTTACGGCAAATCAGTAA